DNA from candidate division KSB1 bacterium:
TGAACAAGCAATTCTTAAAACAAGTGGGAAATATTAAAAAACCTCCGTGTCCTCCGTGCCTCCGTGGCTGCAACAGGAAATAAATTCGGCCACAGAGGCACAGAGAGCACGGAGAGAATGAAAGATATTTTATTTTGAGCAAGCAATCCCTAAAAACAAGTGGAAAATATTAAAAAACCTCCGTGTCCTCCGTGCCTCCGTGGCTGCAACAGGAAATAAATTCGGCCACGGAGACACAGAGAGCACGGAGAAAATAACGCTCGAATGAGAATCAATCAGTTAGGAAAAAATACCTCCGTGTCCTCCGTGCCTCTGTGGCAATCAAATCAAACGATGCAGCTCAGAAGCGTTTGGTATAAACGTGGCAGTACGGCAGCGTCCCCTTACGAGCGTAATAGTCCTGATGATACGCTTCCGCTTCCCAAAAGTCGCCCAGCGGCTCGATGCGGGTAACGACGCGATACCCCTTTTGCTTTAAAATACCGACCAATTTTTCGGCGATTTTCTTTTCTTCCTCGGTCTGATAAAAGATCACCGAGCGATACTGCTCGCCGATATCGGGACCTTGGCGATCAAGCTGCGTCGGATCGTGAATCTCGAAAAAAAGCTTGGCCAGCGTCTCGTAATCGGTTTGGTCGGGATCATACGTGACTCGAACCGCCTCCACATGGCCGGTTGTGCCGCTGCAGACCTGCTGATAGGTCGGATTTTTCACATGACCGCCGGTATATCCCGAGACCGCGGCCGTCACCCCTTTTGCTTTTTCGAAATGGTATTCCACGCCCCAAAAACAGCCGCCGGCAAAAACAGCCGTCCGCAGCTTCCGGTTCTGATCAGTTTTTGTACCGAGAACAGGCGGCAACGGCTCTCCGCTTTTAATGAACTTGAGCGAGATCGAATTGACGCAATGGCGGACGTTCTTGGGCGTAAAGCCTTCGCCTTCGAATACGTGACCGAGATGAGCGCCGCAGTTGGCGCAAAGAATTTCGGTGCGACGACCATCGGCATCCGGTTTGCGCTCCACCGCACCGGCTATTTCATCATCAAAGCTCGGCCAACCGCAATGAGAGTCAAATTTATCATCGCTGCGATAAAGCGGCGCATTGCAGCGTTTGCAAAGATAAGTGCCTTTTTCTTTATTGTTCAGCAGCGAACCGCTGAAGGGCGGCTCGGTGCCTTTATAGAGAATAACACGCGCCTCCTCCGGCGTGAGGGGATTGTATTCCTGCTGAGCCATAAGGCCTCCATTTAACAAAAATGCAAAAAGTAGAATCCACATCATCTGCCTCGTGCTATTTTTGAAAATAAAATATAAACTGAGCTTCTGCTTCTCCTGTCAGATGGATCAGTGTAACAAACAGCCCGCAAGAGATGTTCCGTCTGTTTTTACTCGTCAAGTAAAAAAATCGTCAAGGAGCCCGCTGCAGCCGAATAGGAATTGCATTTCTCCCCAGCGGCGCGTAAATTTGCTGAAATTTTTGGAGAAAGCCTATGAGTAGTCGGTTGCGGATAGGGATCTTCTTCCTCCCTATAACGGTACTCTTTTCTCAAACACAGTTGACCGATTGTCTCCAAAACGGCTTGGCGACTCATCCGAGCATTGCGCTGATGCGCGAGCAAGTTCGTTTAAGCCGATTGGAACTCAAGGAAGCCGCGGCTGACCGCCTGCCCAGCCTGGATTTGAGCGCGTCCTACCGCAGGCAAAGCGACGTGCCGCATTTGTCATTTTCCTCTTTTTCACTGCCCGCAGGCCTGCCCATGCCCGCAGGAGGCGTCACGCTAGGTTCCTACGACACCTACGATCTAAGGTTGACCTTGAGCCGGCCGCTCTTCACTGGATTCCGCTTGAGCAGACGCCTCCAGGCAGCCGAATTGAACTCGCAAATCAAGGAACTGGAACTCCGCAAAGCGGAAAACGAACTGGCTCTGCAGATCATTACCGCCTATGCCCAAGCACTTAAAGCCGAAAAGGCCCTCAAGATCAGCC
Protein-coding regions in this window:
- a CDS encoding bifunctional methionine sulfoxide reductase B/A protein; the encoded protein is MAQQEYNPLTPEEARVILYKGTEPPFSGSLLNNKEKGTYLCKRCNAPLYRSDDKFDSHCGWPSFDDEIAGAVERKPDADGRRTEILCANCGAHLGHVFEGEGFTPKNVRHCVNSISLKFIKSGEPLPPVLGTKTDQNRKLRTAVFAGGCFWGVEYHFEKAKGVTAAVSGYTGGHVKNPTYQQVCSGTTGHVEAVRVTYDPDQTDYETLAKLFFEIHDPTQLDRQGPDIGEQYRSVIFYQTEEEKKIAEKLVGILKQKGYRVVTRIEPLGDFWEAEAYHQDYYARKGTLPYCHVYTKRF